In Desulfosediminicola ganghwensis, a single window of DNA contains:
- the recO gene encoding DNA repair protein RecO has protein sequence MSPINRESEGIILDTLDHGESDLIVTLYCRHGGRSSAIAKGAKKSKRRFVNKLELFTFIHVRLKQRNTRSLAILEEAELHSAFLPLRSHIIPYTAASVLREFCLLATREGEEDERIFTLLVWSLHHLSLPRPRLSHLQIVMLFLLRFYDYIGYRPDFSQCFHCGNDGQADSSSSFGFNTAHGGLICTSCKGSGFSSAIPLSTGTIKTLQLCQDTSLDKLHRLKVQDKSLYEALNVLHRFGKHILQRDIISWKMLRQTIKPQRPNWT, from the coding sequence ATGTCCCCCATCAATCGGGAATCTGAAGGCATCATACTTGATACCCTTGATCATGGAGAGTCTGACTTGATTGTCACCCTCTACTGCCGACATGGGGGAAGAAGTTCCGCAATCGCCAAAGGTGCAAAAAAAAGTAAGCGCAGATTCGTCAACAAGCTCGAGCTGTTCACATTTATTCATGTGCGACTGAAACAGCGTAACACGCGTTCGCTTGCCATTCTGGAAGAGGCCGAACTTCATTCCGCCTTCCTGCCGCTCCGATCTCATATCATTCCTTATACTGCAGCTTCAGTGCTTCGTGAGTTTTGCCTCCTCGCCACCAGGGAAGGTGAAGAAGATGAACGAATCTTCACACTGCTCGTCTGGTCACTGCACCACTTGAGCCTTCCCCGGCCCAGGCTTTCACACCTGCAGATCGTGATGCTCTTTCTCTTGAGATTTTATGATTACATCGGTTACAGACCAGATTTTTCCCAATGTTTTCATTGTGGAAACGATGGACAGGCAGACAGCTCATCCTCATTTGGTTTCAACACCGCCCATGGCGGCCTGATATGCACATCCTGTAAGGGCAGTGGTTTCAGCTCCGCCATTCCCCTGTCCACCGGCACCATAAAAACACTGCAACTCTGCCAGGATACTTCCCTGGACAAACTGCACCGTTTAAAAGTACAGGACAAAAGCCTTTACGAGGCCCTCAACGTCCTGCACCGTTTCGGGAAACACATCCTGCAACGGGATATAATCTCATGGAAGATGCTGCGCCAGACTATCAAGCCTCAACGCCCGAACTGGACTTAG
- the extJ gene encoding selenite/tellurite reduction operon protein ExtJ — MKKTIVLAMAMMFALSTAGSVFAAKLKCTVDAVDGDKVTMTCENADKLAPGDKVKITPPKKGAAIEGC; from the coding sequence ATGAAAAAAACTATCGTATTGGCGATGGCTATGATGTTCGCACTGAGTACCGCTGGTTCTGTTTTTGCAGCTAAACTGAAGTGCACCGTTGATGCAGTTGATGGCGACAAGGTAACAATGACCTGTGAGAATGCAGATAAATTGGCACCTGGCGACAAAGTCAAAATAACCCCTCCTAAGAAGGGAGCTGCTATCGAGGGTTGCTAA
- the ccsA gene encoding cytochrome c biogenesis protein CcsA, which produces MKELSFVFFQAVLGTTFLACVLYLVFFVSQNGKVRKVARMILILSGVLQTLYIGSRLLLAGYTPITSAHEAVMFFAWATTLAYLSFRWRYTVKNFGTFVSWLIMFLLIAAAMASREILPLKPVLQSWYLPIHASLSLFAYAFFSLAFCGALMYLLQERELKRKTFGYFFARLPSLDALDQLNSHCVAAGFVFMTLGIVTGSLWTKQASGTYWQWHPKEIWSMVTWILYLVMIHQRFTAGWRGKRTAIMAVAGFATLLFTLLGVMYPLGGA; this is translated from the coding sequence ATGAAAGAATTGAGCTTTGTATTTTTTCAGGCAGTACTGGGGACAACATTTCTGGCCTGTGTATTATACCTGGTCTTTTTTGTAAGCCAGAATGGCAAGGTGCGTAAAGTCGCCAGGATGATTCTTATCCTGTCGGGAGTGTTACAGACTCTATATATCGGCTCGAGGCTTTTACTCGCCGGTTACACACCCATAACCAGTGCCCATGAAGCGGTGATGTTTTTTGCCTGGGCGACCACTCTGGCGTATCTATCCTTTCGTTGGCGATACACAGTCAAAAATTTTGGGACCTTCGTTTCCTGGCTGATCATGTTCCTGCTGATTGCGGCAGCGATGGCATCCCGTGAAATCCTGCCCTTAAAACCGGTATTGCAGAGCTGGTATTTGCCGATTCACGCGAGTTTATCCCTCTTTGCCTATGCCTTCTTCTCGCTCGCTTTTTGCGGTGCGCTCATGTACCTGCTGCAGGAAAGGGAACTCAAGAGAAAAACCTTTGGTTATTTCTTTGCAAGGTTACCGTCGCTCGACGCACTTGATCAGTTGAACAGCCATTGTGTTGCCGCGGGTTTCGTCTTTATGACGCTGGGAATCGTAACGGGTTCGCTCTGGACGAAACAGGCCTCGGGCACATATTGGCAGTGGCACCCCAAAGAGATCTGGTCCATGGTGACCTGGATTTTATATCTGGTAATGATTCACCAGCGTTTTACCGCAGGATGGCGTGGCAAGAGAACCGCGATTATGGCAGTAGCTGGTTTTGCGACATTGTTGTTCACCCTCCTGGGTGTAATGTATCCGCTTGGAGGCGCGTAG
- a CDS encoding class I SAM-dependent methyltransferase, translating to MDIRTLPELERDIYNRLRKKYSLTFDRLKFGEDAVRLLTVADLEEVLDGKDPFANVSEFPFWVKLWESAIILAYTLHGLPNSGGKRLLEVGAGLGAPGLAAAVNGFDVTITDYEDVILDFQRVSAAASGLDNVKCSMLDWLDPPEMEPFDVLAGAEVLFREEFFQPLLDVFNTYLKKDGLIFLAHDARRQSLPKFLELAGKDYEIAGKAQQFRKDGKDVTIIVNRLRKKA from the coding sequence ATGGATATTCGAACTCTTCCCGAACTAGAACGGGACATTTACAATAGACTGCGCAAGAAATACTCACTCACTTTCGACCGTTTGAAATTCGGTGAAGATGCTGTCCGCCTCTTAACCGTTGCCGATCTCGAAGAAGTTCTTGATGGCAAAGATCCCTTTGCGAACGTTTCTGAATTCCCATTCTGGGTAAAGTTGTGGGAGTCTGCAATAATCCTTGCCTATACCCTGCACGGATTACCGAACAGTGGCGGAAAGCGTCTGCTCGAAGTGGGGGCGGGGTTGGGTGCTCCCGGCCTGGCTGCGGCAGTGAACGGATTTGACGTCACCATCACAGACTATGAAGATGTTATTCTCGATTTTCAGCGTGTCAGTGCCGCCGCGTCAGGCCTGGACAATGTCAAATGTTCCATGCTTGACTGGTTGGATCCGCCGGAGATGGAGCCGTTTGACGTGCTTGCCGGAGCAGAAGTTCTCTTCAGGGAAGAGTTTTTTCAGCCATTACTTGATGTCTTTAATACGTACCTCAAAAAAGACGGTCTGATTTTCCTGGCGCACGATGCCAGGAGGCAGAGCCTGCCGAAGTTTCTTGAACTTGCCGGCAAGGATTACGAGATTGCGGGTAAGGCACAGCAGTTCAGAAAAGATGGCAAGGATGTCACAATAATTGTCAATCGTCTCAGAAAAAAGGCATAA
- the hemA gene encoding glutamyl-tRNA reductase, giving the protein MPKESFILVGVNHKNTPVEIREKIALSSGYEEPLRQLVQIPGCKECYLLSTCNRVEVLVVGIAGEELEEQLITFLFGNESPASAWRDYVYVYNGNEAVKHLFTVAASLDSLVVGEAQILGQLKEAYRYATELGTAGPLLNRLLHKSFSVAKRIRTETGIGSSAVSISSAAVELARKIFGDLQDKHVMLVGAGEMAELAAQHLVGQGVVSVTVVNRTFSRAVDLAQRFNGHAVSFDELLTQLEKVDIIISSTGAPNMILHKEQLKPVMRSRRNKPLFFIDIAVPRDLDPNLNDLENLYLYDIDDLSQVVEMNRSERDREALKAGRIVEEETMKFGRWLDGMELTPTIQDLRRKADDICSIELEKTLSKISSLSAKERKSVEKMAAAISSRILYDPLQYLKSGSCGEHDKTQVKIETLRNVFGLGRNGSE; this is encoded by the coding sequence ATGCCGAAAGAAAGTTTTATCCTGGTTGGTGTGAATCACAAAAACACACCGGTGGAAATTCGCGAGAAAATTGCTCTTTCCAGTGGCTATGAGGAACCGCTCAGACAACTGGTGCAGATACCAGGCTGTAAAGAGTGTTATCTGCTCTCTACCTGCAACAGGGTTGAAGTCCTGGTGGTGGGTATTGCCGGTGAAGAGCTGGAAGAGCAGCTCATTACGTTCCTGTTTGGCAACGAATCGCCCGCCAGTGCCTGGAGAGACTACGTTTATGTGTACAACGGCAATGAGGCGGTGAAGCACCTTTTTACGGTTGCGGCCAGCCTTGACTCATTGGTTGTCGGCGAGGCGCAGATTCTCGGTCAGCTGAAGGAAGCCTATCGATACGCGACAGAGCTAGGTACAGCCGGTCCTCTTTTGAACAGGCTGTTGCATAAGTCTTTTTCTGTCGCCAAGCGTATCAGGACAGAAACAGGGATAGGCTCTTCGGCTGTTTCAATAAGCTCTGCCGCGGTTGAACTTGCCAGAAAAATATTTGGTGACCTTCAGGATAAGCATGTCATGCTTGTTGGTGCCGGGGAGATGGCTGAACTGGCAGCTCAACACCTGGTTGGCCAGGGTGTTGTCTCTGTTACCGTGGTCAACCGGACTTTTTCCAGGGCGGTGGATCTTGCTCAGCGTTTCAACGGTCATGCCGTATCTTTTGACGAACTGCTCACCCAGCTTGAAAAGGTCGATATCATAATCAGCTCTACCGGTGCGCCGAATATGATACTGCATAAGGAGCAGCTGAAGCCTGTGATGCGTTCCAGGCGTAATAAACCACTGTTTTTTATTGATATCGCAGTTCCCCGAGATCTTGATCCCAACTTGAATGACCTGGAGAATCTTTATCTGTATGATATTGACGATTTGAGCCAGGTCGTTGAGATGAATCGTTCAGAGCGTGATCGGGAAGCGTTGAAGGCGGGTCGCATTGTTGAAGAAGAGACGATGAAGTTTGGTCGCTGGCTTGATGGTATGGAGCTCACCCCGACTATTCAGGATCTGCGTAGAAAAGCTGATGATATTTGTAGTATTGAGCTTGAAAAGACACTTTCAAAAATCTCTTCACTCAGTGCGAAAGAACGCAAATCAGTCGAAAAGATGGCTGCAGCGATCTCCTCGAGAATACTCTATGACCCTCTTCAATACCTGAAATCAGGAAGTTGCGGAGAGCATGATAAGACACAGGTGAAAATCGAGACCCTTCGAAATGTTTTTGGACTCGGTCGTAATGGTTCGGAATGA
- a CDS encoding RsbRD N-terminal domain-containing protein — protein MDLAEVIRNNRDKIVAQWVDYTLSTYPSSDFFKKEKDKFSNPTGVSIRDGLEQLFDMLAAGNDPEDFRGPVEQIVRIRAVQNFSPAEAVAPLNAVKHITRNMLEREKECSSLFKDLYDFEFAVDLAVLAAFDIYMEYREKLYSIRVREIKSGSSILTDSKCPSKLSLENTQDFIKKV, from the coding sequence ATGGATCTCGCAGAAGTAATCCGGAATAACCGGGACAAAATTGTAGCCCAGTGGGTTGACTACACCCTCTCCACATACCCTTCTTCAGATTTTTTCAAAAAGGAGAAGGATAAGTTTTCTAACCCCACCGGTGTATCTATTCGGGACGGACTTGAACAGTTGTTTGATATGTTGGCAGCTGGGAACGACCCTGAAGACTTCAGGGGGCCTGTTGAGCAAATCGTCAGGATCAGGGCGGTTCAGAATTTCTCCCCAGCGGAGGCAGTTGCTCCTCTAAATGCTGTGAAACATATCACCAGAAACATGCTTGAAAGAGAAAAGGAGTGCTCTTCTCTCTTTAAAGATCTTTATGATTTTGAGTTTGCGGTAGATTTGGCTGTGTTGGCTGCATTCGACATTTATATGGAATACCGGGAAAAGCTCTACTCCATCAGGGTGCGAGAGATTAAGTCCGGCTCCAGTATATTGACTGACAGCAAATGCCCCTCCAAATTGTCGCTTGAAAATACACAGGATTTTATAAAGAAGGTATAA
- a CDS encoding peptidylprolyl isomerase yields the protein MRRISVFSAARGVAALICFTFVTLFTTPLPLQAAQLVDKVVAVVNNEIITLSELNEEGKTVFKRIAATTPANQLEDTLMHAREDILDSLIDKRLIAQKAAENHIRVADSEVDAALDSTIRRNGITKEMLLVKLAEAGLDEATYRSTLRSQILQSKLVGAEVHSKIVITEDMIQEHYREQYTSKIANGAYYLLQMGFSWETPDGGDQSSATLYANKADALKRAERIHKLVVAGQDFGALAQKYSDLPSAEDGGDLGTFLLDDMASDMRSAVADLNNGEVSEIIETHSGYQFFKVLSAGEDALVEKASYESVREEIRSALFEVEAERTYEKWVKELKDKAYIQKL from the coding sequence ATGAGAAGAATTTCCGTATTTTCTGCAGCACGCGGTGTTGCCGCTTTGATATGTTTTACTTTCGTTACACTATTTACGACTCCGCTACCGCTCCAGGCAGCGCAACTTGTTGATAAGGTTGTTGCAGTTGTCAATAACGAAATCATCACCCTCTCGGAACTCAATGAGGAAGGTAAAACAGTTTTCAAACGTATTGCCGCCACAACACCTGCCAATCAACTGGAAGACACCCTCATGCATGCGCGGGAAGATATCCTGGACAGCCTGATTGATAAACGCCTCATCGCCCAGAAAGCCGCGGAAAACCATATCCGCGTCGCTGACAGTGAAGTGGATGCAGCTCTCGACTCCACCATCAGACGTAACGGAATTACCAAAGAGATGCTGCTGGTAAAACTTGCAGAAGCCGGCCTCGACGAGGCCACATATCGTTCCACACTCAGAAGCCAGATTTTACAGTCCAAACTGGTTGGCGCAGAGGTTCACTCAAAAATCGTCATCACCGAAGACATGATTCAAGAGCACTACCGTGAGCAATACACCTCCAAAATCGCCAATGGTGCATATTATCTTCTACAAATGGGTTTCAGCTGGGAAACACCTGATGGAGGCGACCAGAGCAGTGCCACGCTCTACGCCAACAAGGCAGATGCCCTGAAACGTGCCGAACGAATCCATAAACTTGTTGTCGCAGGTCAGGATTTTGGCGCGCTTGCGCAAAAATACTCTGATCTGCCATCAGCCGAAGATGGCGGCGATCTTGGTACCTTCCTGCTTGATGACATGGCATCAGACATGAGAAGTGCGGTTGCTGATCTCAATAATGGTGAAGTGAGTGAAATAATCGAGACACATTCCGGCTATCAATTCTTCAAAGTATTATCAGCCGGAGAAGACGCATTGGTCGAAAAAGCATCTTACGAGTCTGTCCGGGAAGAAATCAGAAGCGCTCTCTTTGAGGTTGAGGCAGAAAGAACTTACGAAAAGTGGGTTAAAGAGCTCAAGGACAAGGCATACATCCAGAAGCTGTAA
- a CDS encoding nucleotide pyrophosphohydrolase — protein MKQLQTEIKEFIQQRDWQKYHSPKNLAMALSVETAELLEIYQWSSQSESENVSGETLRHIEEEIGDVMIYLTTLASAHGLDPISAARKKLKKNALKYPAE, from the coding sequence ATGAAACAATTACAGACCGAAATCAAGGAGTTTATTCAGCAGCGGGACTGGCAGAAATACCATTCTCCAAAAAATCTGGCCATGGCATTGAGCGTTGAAACAGCCGAACTGCTGGAAATATACCAGTGGTCCAGTCAGTCAGAAAGTGAAAACGTTTCCGGTGAAACCCTTCGCCATATTGAAGAAGAGATAGGAGATGTAATGATCTACCTCACTACTCTCGCCTCGGCTCATGGCCTTGATCCGATCAGCGCGGCCCGTAAAAAACTGAAAAAGAATGCTCTCAAATACCCGGCTGAGTAA
- a CDS encoding TlpA disulfide reductase family protein, protein MKKISRSILVGAITMMMTLGMAVHSNAGSSAQMPQFTLKRAVDGIEVDSKKYEGKVLLISFFATWCPPCIEEIPTFMDLQKTYGEDKFSIIALSVDQGGPATVAKLVKKKKINYPVLMADNETMQNFGGVYGVPVSFLVNAKGNVVKKYPGYVPKSTLTKDIKSIMD, encoded by the coding sequence ATGAAAAAAATTTCCAGGTCTATTCTTGTTGGGGCCATCACCATGATGATGACATTGGGTATGGCTGTACACAGCAATGCCGGTTCATCAGCTCAAATGCCTCAGTTCACGCTGAAACGAGCGGTTGATGGTATTGAGGTAGACAGCAAGAAGTATGAAGGCAAGGTGTTGCTGATTTCCTTTTTCGCAACCTGGTGCCCTCCATGTATCGAAGAAATTCCGACTTTTATGGATCTGCAGAAGACCTATGGGGAGGATAAGTTCTCGATCATTGCCCTCTCTGTAGATCAGGGGGGTCCAGCAACCGTGGCAAAGCTGGTGAAAAAGAAGAAGATTAACTATCCGGTACTGATGGCAGACAACGAGACCATGCAAAACTTCGGTGGCGTCTATGGAGTACCAGTCTCATTTCTAGTTAATGCGAAGGGGAACGTCGTAAAAAAATATCCTGGCTATGTTCCAAAATCGACACTGACCAAGGATATAAAGAGTATAATGGACTGA
- a CDS encoding helix-turn-helix domain-containing protein: MTNESLNTVDESLGQFLRNTRKNQGYDFDRICTETKISRSNLRAMESDDYAALPADAFAKGFYNIYAKVLGLDPNETIARFIAERGSASPGKNQDIHNPPARKAQKQLGNMAEPSGVSPLSTIGLALLLLIVIGAGICWHFNINPATFISEKLRGMQSTETTEAFPESEEGNNDGDRNNDVTQQKNDNSTGYFQVGGEYFSINSNSRLC; this comes from the coding sequence ATGACCAACGAATCACTTAATACTGTAGACGAATCTTTAGGCCAGTTTCTCCGCAATACCCGCAAAAATCAAGGGTATGATTTTGACAGGATCTGTACTGAAACCAAAATCTCGCGTTCAAACCTTAGAGCAATGGAGTCAGACGATTATGCAGCTCTGCCGGCCGATGCTTTCGCGAAAGGTTTTTACAATATTTATGCGAAAGTACTGGGGCTGGACCCGAATGAAACTATCGCCAGGTTCATTGCCGAACGAGGCTCCGCCTCACCTGGCAAAAATCAGGATATCCACAACCCTCCGGCCAGGAAAGCCCAGAAACAGCTTGGTAATATGGCTGAACCTTCAGGGGTTTCGCCGCTTTCAACCATCGGGCTTGCCCTGCTCTTGCTGATCGTGATCGGTGCAGGCATATGTTGGCATTTCAATATAAATCCGGCTACTTTTATCAGCGAAAAACTTCGTGGCATGCAGTCCACCGAAACAACAGAAGCTTTTCCCGAGTCTGAAGAGGGTAATAATGACGGTGACCGGAATAACGATGTCACTCAGCAGAAAAACGACAACTCGACCGGCTATTTTCAGGTGGGAGGAGAATATTTCTCTATCAACAGCAACTCCCGCCTTTGTTAA
- a CDS encoding precorrin-2 dehydrogenase/sirohydrochlorin ferrochelatase family protein, translated as MQFFPINLDITGRLCVVIGGGQVALRKVKALVGCNAKVKVISPVVLEAFTPLEAGGAITVDRRGYEPGDLQDAFLVFAATDSGQVQEDVAKEAYERKILFNSADDPARCDFQIPAKVRHGDLLLTISTGGASPALSKCIREQLEQQFGPEYGGIVELFARVRAIVVTDANNSEENRKIFHLMLRAGIVQYAEAGEWQKVRTILQESLPAQADIDSIMEGISNLNDGLFWPHGR; from the coding sequence ATGCAGTTTTTTCCTATAAATCTTGATATAACAGGACGACTCTGCGTGGTCATCGGGGGCGGGCAGGTTGCACTCCGCAAGGTGAAGGCGTTGGTGGGTTGTAATGCAAAAGTGAAAGTTATCAGCCCTGTGGTGCTTGAAGCATTTACACCACTGGAGGCTGGCGGGGCGATAACTGTAGATCGACGGGGGTATGAGCCCGGTGACTTGCAGGATGCCTTTCTGGTTTTTGCGGCTACAGATAGCGGGCAGGTGCAGGAGGATGTAGCAAAAGAGGCTTACGAGCGAAAAATACTGTTTAACAGTGCTGATGACCCTGCACGTTGTGATTTTCAGATCCCGGCGAAGGTACGTCACGGTGATCTGTTGCTGACAATATCCACAGGGGGCGCCAGCCCGGCTTTGTCAAAATGTATTCGTGAACAGCTTGAACAACAGTTTGGGCCCGAGTATGGTGGAATCGTCGAGTTGTTTGCGAGGGTTCGGGCAATTGTGGTGACTGACGCCAACAATTCAGAGGAAAACAGGAAGATTTTTCACCTAATGCTGAGAGCAGGTATTGTGCAATACGCCGAGGCAGGTGAATGGCAAAAGGTTCGGACTATTCTGCAGGAATCGCTTCCGGCCCAAGCTGATATAGATTCGATCATGGAAGGAATTTCCAATCTGAATGATGGCCTCTTCTGGCCGCACGGAAGGTAG
- a CDS encoding undecaprenyl-diphosphate phosphatase translates to MELFKAITLGIIQGLTEFLPISSSGHLVIFSELLDFEHQGVVFDVFLHLGTLFSVVVVFRKDIWAMIVAPFKVWSGNGDEESRMYLKWDFYVILATLPAVFVGLFLKGSVESLFRNLNIVYSMLLITGTIMLLSKYVQDRGKELNLPRSILIGCAQACAIMPGLSRSGSTIFVGMLLGINREVVAKFSFIMSIPAIVGASVLQSRELFAEPPPREMLFSLGIGTVVSAAAGYFAIVLLLDLVRRNRLQYFGYYCLAVAVLGFAHQLFG, encoded by the coding sequence GTGGAACTTTTTAAAGCCATAACTTTGGGAATTATTCAAGGGTTGACCGAATTTCTTCCAATCTCAAGCTCTGGCCATCTGGTGATTTTTTCTGAATTGCTGGATTTTGAGCACCAGGGGGTAGTCTTTGACGTTTTTCTTCATCTGGGGACGTTGTTTTCAGTGGTTGTGGTCTTTCGTAAAGATATCTGGGCGATGATTGTGGCTCCATTCAAGGTTTGGAGCGGTAACGGTGATGAAGAGAGTCGCATGTATCTGAAGTGGGATTTCTATGTGATCCTCGCCACTTTGCCAGCGGTATTCGTAGGCCTGTTTCTGAAGGGAAGTGTCGAAAGTTTATTTCGTAACCTGAATATTGTCTATTCAATGTTGCTGATTACAGGAACAATCATGTTGCTGTCAAAATATGTTCAGGATCGTGGTAAAGAGCTTAATCTTCCACGGAGCATTCTCATAGGTTGTGCCCAGGCGTGTGCTATAATGCCGGGGTTGTCGCGTTCCGGCTCGACTATCTTTGTTGGCATGTTGCTTGGAATAAACCGTGAGGTTGTTGCTAAGTTCAGCTTTATCATGTCTATCCCTGCTATTGTCGGGGCTAGCGTATTGCAGTCCCGTGAACTGTTTGCAGAGCCTCCCCCCAGGGAAATGCTTTTCAGTCTCGGTATTGGTACAGTGGTTTCTGCAGCAGCCGGATATTTTGCTATCGTTTTGCTGCTTGATCTGGTACGTCGAAACCGTCTGCAATATTTTGGCTACTATTGTCTGGCCGTCGCTGTGCTGGGTTTTGCTCATCAGCTGTTTGGGTAA
- a CDS encoding carboxy terminal-processing peptidase — MKMFFRSALITITFLLFLQPGLHSIHAGENGQSEPDPKRNKLIGYMISRQLPVMHFSDKQMDDQLSEAAFTLYIKQLDYQKRFLLQKDIDQLTAFSTYIDDNLKRGTISLPDAGYAILNERIGQVEKMVEEIIAAKVDPHAKGTIESDPEKIGYATNMDELRARWHKIVQVQLNNRYLDLEEDNKKAKSPKTEKELWDDTYERVAKRNQNFFHRLHQETLQDHYDRYFNAVTRAFDPHTNYIPPAGKEQFDINMRGSLEGIGALLREDDGLIKVVRIIPGSASARQGQLEVEDIILQVAEGADEPVDVTDMRLRDAVRLIRGPKGTEVRLTVRKPDGVKDIVPITRDVVQIEETFVKSAVIDGLDDDKIGYLHIPSFYRDFEKNGSQGGRNSSDDTRRALAELVEQNVDGVILDLRNNGGGALVDAVEIAGFFVDHGPMVMVKNSNGAQRILEDTSYGVEYEGPLVVLVNKFSASASEIVAAALQDYGRAIIMGDPYTHGKGTVQTIIDLNDNIPLLHLRKYDDLGALKVMIQKFYRVNGGSTQWKGVEPDIVLPSLLKHIESGERYLEYALPWDSIDPVEYKPVSAKLDIDELRERSMARVAADKGFQTIREEARNAEERAEDTLVSTDLDDIRAKLAEAKQARDKIGKYYKKFSEDEDVDDDFTADNSTEAEREKEWLEEVMQDPYIMEGANVISDIRGL, encoded by the coding sequence ATGAAAATGTTTTTTCGAAGTGCGCTTATTACGATAACATTCCTGCTGTTCCTGCAACCAGGGTTGCATTCTATCCATGCTGGGGAAAATGGTCAGTCAGAGCCAGACCCAAAGCGGAATAAACTGATCGGCTATATGATCAGCAGGCAGTTACCGGTAATGCATTTCAGTGACAAACAGATGGATGACCAGTTGTCTGAAGCCGCTTTCACACTATATATCAAACAATTGGACTACCAGAAGCGGTTTCTGCTGCAAAAGGATATCGATCAATTGACCGCTTTTTCCACCTATATCGACGATAATCTCAAGCGCGGAACTATTTCTCTGCCCGATGCGGGGTATGCAATTCTAAACGAGCGGATCGGCCAGGTTGAAAAGATGGTCGAGGAGATTATCGCAGCAAAAGTTGATCCCCATGCCAAAGGGACCATTGAAAGTGATCCGGAAAAGATTGGTTACGCAACAAATATGGATGAGTTGCGGGCGAGATGGCATAAAATCGTTCAGGTACAGTTGAATAATCGTTATCTGGATCTGGAAGAAGATAACAAGAAGGCCAAGTCTCCTAAAACTGAGAAGGAACTTTGGGATGACACCTATGAGCGCGTAGCAAAGCGAAACCAGAATTTCTTCCACCGCCTGCATCAGGAAACACTTCAGGATCATTACGACAGATATTTCAATGCGGTGACCCGGGCATTTGATCCGCACACTAACTATATTCCTCCGGCAGGCAAGGAGCAGTTTGATATCAATATGCGTGGCTCCCTTGAGGGGATCGGCGCACTGCTGCGTGAGGACGATGGTCTTATCAAGGTGGTTCGCATTATTCCAGGCAGTGCTTCGGCCCGCCAGGGGCAGCTTGAGGTTGAGGATATCATCCTGCAGGTAGCGGAAGGTGCAGATGAACCGGTGGATGTAACGGATATGCGCTTGCGCGATGCAGTACGCCTCATCAGGGGGCCGAAAGGCACCGAGGTACGCCTTACTGTCCGCAAGCCCGATGGAGTAAAGGATATTGTCCCGATTACCCGGGATGTTGTGCAGATTGAAGAAACCTTTGTCAAAAGTGCCGTGATCGACGGATTAGATGACGACAAGATCGGCTATCTGCATATTCCAAGCTTCTATCGTGATTTCGAAAAGAATGGCAGCCAGGGAGGACGTAACTCCAGCGATGATACCCGCAGGGCGCTGGCTGAGCTGGTTGAACAGAACGTTGACGGTGTAATATTGGATCTGCGCAACAATGGCGGCGGCGCTTTAGTTGATGCTGTAGAGATAGCAGGGTTTTTCGTTGACCACGGGCCAATGGTCATGGTGAAGAACTCCAACGGTGCCCAGAGGATTCTGGAAGATACCAGCTATGGAGTGGAATACGAAGGGCCACTGGTTGTTCTGGTCAATAAATTCTCCGCCTCAGCATCTGAGATTGTGGCAGCAGCACTGCAGGATTACGGCCGGGCCATAATCATGGGTGATCCCTACACCCACGGCAAGGGTACCGTTCAGACAATCATTGATCTCAACGACAATATCCCGCTTCTGCACCTGCGAAAGTATGATGATCTCGGTGCGTTGAAAGTGATGATACAAAAATTTTACAGGGTGAATGGTGGTTCGACCCAATGGAAGGGAGTTGAGCCTGATATCGTTCTACCCAGTTTGCTCAAACATATTGAGTCGGGGGAACGCTACCTCGAGTATGCACTGCCCTGGGATTCAATCGATCCGGTTGAGTATAAACCTGTAAGCGCTAAGCTCGACATTGATGAGCTGAGGGAGCGGAGTATGGCGCGCGTTGCTGCTGATAAGGGGTTTCAGACCATTCGGGAGGAAGCCAGAAATGCAGAAGAGCGGGCCGAAGACACTCTGGTTTCAACCGATCTCGATGATATTCGCGCCAAACTTGCTGAGGCAAAACAGGCCAGGGATAAAATAGGCAAGTATTACAAGAAGTTTAGTGAGGATGAGGATGTCGACGACGATTTCACCGCCGATAACTCCACCGAAGCAGAGAGAGAGAAGGAGTGGTTAGAAGAAGTGATGCAAGATCCCTACATCATGGAAGGAGCCAATGTGATCTCTGATATTAGAGGTCTCTAA